From the genome of Vicia villosa cultivar HV-30 ecotype Madison, WI linkage group LG2, Vvil1.0, whole genome shotgun sequence, one region includes:
- the LOC131647951 gene encoding cyanidin 3-O-galactoside 2''-O-xylosyltransferase FGGT1-like, with translation MEAPSPPLHIAMFPWFAMGHLTPYLHLSNKLAKRGHKISFFIPKNTLNKLQHLNLHPNLITFFPITVPHVDGLPHNAETTSDVPFSLAPLIATAMDQTQKQIELLLKEVKPQIVFFDWQYWLPNITRNLGIKSLQYMILGPLVVAYVENLERQSQGRDLTEIDLAKQPSEFPDTCIKLHSHELQFLNLVRKLEFGSGVLLYDRMGIGAKLSDALAFKGCQEIDGIYADYLQTIYEKPVLLSGPLLPEPPNTTLDEKWVAWLKEFKHGSVVFCAYGSESQLQHNQFQELLLGLELAGFPFLAALKPPNGFETIEEALPEGLSERVKGKGIVYGSWIQQQLILEHPSVGCFITHCGAASITEGLVNTCQLVFLPRVDGDHIVNARVMSAKLKVGVEVEKGDEDGLFTKESVCEAVKTVMDDENEVGREVRKNHDKMRNFLLGKNLESSCVDSFCQKLYDLV, from the coding sequence ATGGAAGCTCCTTCTCCTCCTTTGCACATAGCAATGTTTCCATGGTTTGCAATGGGACACTTGACTCCATATCTTCACCTCTCCAACAAATTAGCAAAAAGAGGACACAAAATCTCATTCTTCATCCCTAAAAACACACTCAACAAGTTACAACATCTCAACCTTCATCCAAATCTTATTACCTTTTTCCCTATCACAGTTCCACATGTTGATGGCCTTCCTCATAATGCTGAAACTACTTCTGATGTACCCTTTTCTTTAGCCCCTCTTATTGCTACAGCCATGGACCAAACTCAGAAACAAATTGAACTTCTTTTGAAGGAGGTAAAGCCACAAATAGTTTTCTTTGATTGGCAATATTGGCTACCAAACATAACTAGAAACCTTGGCATTAAAAGTCTTCAATACATGATATTGGGTCCCCTAGTAGTAGCTTACGTTGAAAATCTAGAAAGACAAAGTCAAGGAAGAGATTTAACTGAAATTGATCTCGCGAAACAACCTTCTGAGTTCCCTGATACATGCATCAAGCTGCATTCACACGAACTTCAATTTCTAAACTTAGTAAGGAAACTAGAGTTTGGCAGTGGTGTTTTATTATACGATCGTATGGGAATAGGTGCAAAATTGTCAGATGCGCTTGCTTTCAAAGGTTGCCAAGAAATCGATGGGATATATGCTGATTATCTTCAAACTATTTATGAAAAACCCGTTTTGCTTTCAGGCCCTCTATTACCTGAGCCACCAAATACTACTTTAGATGAAAAATGGGTTGCATGGCTTAAGGAATTCAAACATGGTTCTGTGGTTTTTTGTGCATATGGAAGTGAAAGTCAATTACAGCATAATCAGTTTCAAGAGCTGTTGCTTGGCCTTGAGTTAGCAGGTTTTCCGTTTCTTGCAGCCCTTAAGCCACCTAATGGATTTGAGACTATTGAAGAAGCTTTACCTGAAGGGTTGAGTGAAAGAGTTAAAGGAAAAGGGATTGTTTATGGAAGTTGGATTCAACAACAGTTGATTTTGGAACATCCTTCTGTTGGATGTTTCATAACACACTGTGGAGCTGCTTCTATTACTGAGGGACTTGTTAATACTTGTCAGTTGGTGTTCTTGCCAcgtgtagatggtgatcatatcgTAAATGCAAGAGTGATGAGTGCAAAGTTGAAGGTTGGTGTGGAAGTTGAGAAAGGTGATGAAGATGGTTTGTTTACAAAAGAAAGTGTGTGTGAAGCTGTGAAGACTGTGATGGATGATGAGAATGAGGTTGGAAGAGAAGTGAGAAAAAATCATGACAAAATGAGAAACTTCCTCCTTGGCAAGAATTTAGAATCTTCATGTGTTGATAGTTTCTGTCAAAAACTTTATGATTTGGTCTAG
- the LOC131653612 gene encoding cyanidin 3-O-galactoside 2''-O-xylosyltransferase FGGT1-like yields the protein MDSPSPPLHIVMFPWFAMGHLTPFLHLSNKLAKRGHKISFFIPKNTQTKLEHLNLNPNLITFFPLNVPHVDGLPHNAETSSDVPFSLVPLIATAMDQTQNQIELFLNELKPQIVFFDFQYWLPNLTQKLGIKTLQYIILTPISTAYLGSLQKQSQGRGLTEVDFTKPPSGFPDSCIKFQSHELRYLASTRKIVFGSGVSFFDRLHIGTTLADAIGFKGCNEIDGSYADYIETVFGKPVLLSGPLLPEPPNTSLDEKWVAWLKGFKHGFVVFCAYGSEGPLEHNQFQELLLGLELTGFPFLAALKPPNGFESIEEALPEGFSERVKGKGIVYGSWIQQQLILEHPSVGCFITHCGAASITEGLVNTCQLVLLLLVGSDHIMNARVMSAKFKVGVEVEKGDEDGLFTKQSVCEAVKTVMDDENEIGREVRENHDKMRNFLLGNNLESSCVDSFCQKLYDLV from the coding sequence ATGGATTCACCTTCTCCTCCTTTGCACATAGTAATGTTTCCATGGTTTGCTATGGGACACTTAACTCCATTTCTTCACCTCTCCAACAAACTTGCCAAAAGGGGACACAAAATCTCATTCTTCATACCTAAAAATACACAAACCAAACTAGAACATCTCAACCTTAATCCAAACCTCATCACCTTTTTCCCTCTCAATGTTCCTCATGTTGATGGACTTCCTCATAATGCTGAAACATCTTCAGATGTACCCTTTTCTTTAGTCCCTCTTATTGCTACAGCCATGGACCAAACTCAGAATCAAATTGAACTTTTTCTAAATGAACTAAAGCCACAAATagttttctttgatttccaaTATTGGCTCCCAAACCTGACCCAAAAACTTGGCATCAAAACCCTCCAGTACATTATATTGACTCCAATATCAACAGCTTATCTTGGAAGTTTACAAAAACAAAGTCAAGGAAGAGGGTTAACAGAAGTTGATTTTACGAAACCACCGTCCGGATTCCCTGATTCATGCATCAAGTTTCAATCACACGAACTTCGATACCTAGCTTCAACAAGAAAAATTGTATTTGGAAGTGGTGTTTCTTTCTTCGATCGTTTGCACATAGGCACGACCTTGGCAGATGCAATTGGTTTCAAAGGTTGCAATGAAATTGATGGATCCTATGCTGATTACATTGAAACTGTTTTTGGAAAACCTGTTCTGCTTTCAGGTCCTCTCTTACCTGAGCCACCAAATACTAGTTTAGATGAAAAATGGGTTGCGTGGCTTAAGGGATTCAAACACGGTTTTGTGGTTTTCTGTGCTTACGGAAGTGAAGGTCCATTAGAACATAATCAGTTTCAAGAATTGTTGCTTGGTCTTGAGTTAACAGGTTTTCCATTTCTTGCTGCACTTAAGCCACCTAATGGATTTGAGTCTATTGAGGAAGCCTTACCTGAAGGATTCAGCGAAAGAGTTAAAGGAAAAGGGATTGTTTATGGAAGTTGGATTCAACAACAACTGATTTTAGAACACCCTTCTGTTGGATGTTTCATAACACACTGTGGAGCTGCTTCTATAACCGAGGGGCTCGTTAACACGTGCCAGTTAGTTTTGTTGCTACTTGTTGGCTCTGATCATATCATGAATGCAAGAGTGATGAGTGCAAAGTTTAAGGTTGGCGTGGAAGTTGAGAAAGGAGATGAAGATGGATTGTTTACAAAACAAAGTGTGTGTGAAGCTGTGAAGACTGTGATGGATGATGAGAATGAGATTGGAAGAGAAGTGAGAGAAAATCACGACAAAATGAGAAACTTCCTCCTTGGCAACAATTTAGAATCTTCATGTGTTGATAGTTTCTGTCAAAAACTTTATGATTTGGTCTAG
- the LOC131647952 gene encoding cyanidin 3-O-galactoside 2''-O-xylosyltransferase FGGT1-like: MDSPSSLHLAMFPWFAMGHFTPYLHLSNKLAKRGHKISFFIPKNTQTKLQHLNLNPNLITFFPLNVPHVDGLPHNAETSSDVPFSLVPLIATAMDQTQNQIELLLKKLNPQIVFFDFQYWLPNLTQKLGIKSLQYWIASPFSISYFWNGPRRSQGKGLTVDDLRKPPSNYPDSYIKLHQHELEFLSSSRKLVFGSGVLLYDRLHIGTSSADAIGFKGCREIDGPYAEFLGNFYDKPSLLSGPLLPEPPTTSLDEKWVSWLKGFKHGSVVFCAYGSEGPLEKNQFQELLLGLELTGFPFLAALRPPNGFETIEEALPEGFSERVEGKGIVYGSWIQQQLILEHPSVGCFITHCGAASVTEGLVNTCQLVLLPRVGVDHIMNARMVSEKLRVGVEVEKGDEDGLFTRESVCEAVKIVMDDENEVGREVRKNKNELRKFLLSENLESSCVDSFCEKLQGLI, from the coding sequence ATGGATTCCCCTTCCTCTTTGCACTTAGCAATGTTTCCTTGGTTTGCTATGGGACACTTTACTCCATATCTTCACCTCTCTAACAAACTTGCCAAAAGAGGACACAAAATCTCTTTCTTCATTCCCAAAAATACACAAACCAAATTACAACATCTCAACCTTAACCCAAACCTCATCACCTTTTTCCCTCTCAATGTTCCTCATGTTGATGGCCTTCCTCATAATGCTGAAACATCTTCAGATGTACCCTTTTCTTTAGTCCCTCTTATTGCTACAGCCATGGACCAAACTCAGAATCAAATTGAACTTCTTCTAAAGAAACTAAACCCACAAATagttttctttgatttccaaTATTGGCTCCCAAACTTGACTCAAAAACTAGGTATCAAAAGTCTTCAATACTGGATAGCTAGTCCTTTTTCTATATCTTACTTTTGGAATGGACCAAGACGAAGCCAAGGAAAAGGATTAACAGTAGATGATCTCAGAAAACCACCTTCAAACTACCCTGATTCATATATCAAGCTTCATCAACATGAACTTGAGTTTCTATCTTCATCAAGGAAACTAGTATTTGGAAGTGGTGTATTACTATACGACCGTTTGCACATAGGTACAAGTTCAGCAGATGCAATCGGTTTTAAAGGTTGCAGAGAAATCGATGGACCATATGCTGAATTCCTTGGAAATTTTTATGATAAACCATCTCTTCTTTCAGGTCCTCTATTACCAGAACCACCAACAACTTCTCTAGATGAAAAATGGGTATCATGGCTTAAGGGATTCAAACATGGTTCTGTGGTTTTCTGTGCATATGGAAGTGAAGGTCCATTAGAAAAAAATCAGTTTCAAGAGCTGTTGCTAGGTCTTGAGTTAACCGGCTTTCCGTTTCTTGCAGCACTTAGGCCACCTAATGGATTTGAGACTATTGAAGAAGCTTTACCTGAAGGGTTCAGTGAAAGAGTTGAAGGAAAAGGGATTGTTTATGGAAGTTGGATTCAACAGCAACTGATTTTGGAACATCCTTCTGTTGGATGTTTCATAACACACTGTGGAGCTGCTTCTGTAACTGAGGGGCTAGTTAACACGTGTCAGTTGGTATTGTTGCCACGTGTAGGTGTTGATCATATAATGAATGCAAGAATGGTGAGTGAGAAATTGAGAGTTGGTGTGGAAGTTGAGAAAGGTGATGAAGATGGACTGTTTACAAGAGAAAGTGTGTGTGAAGCTGTGAAGATTGTGATGGATGATGAGAATGAGGTTGGAAGAGAAGTGAGAAAAAATAAGAATGAATTAAGGAAGTTTTTGTTGAGTGAGAATTTAGAGTCTTCATGTGTTGATAGTTTCTGTGAAAAGCTTCAAGGTTTGATATAA